AGGGCCGGTCCCCTGCAGTGCATTGTTGAGGAGGGGAGGGTGTGTTCCTCTCGACAAACAGGCTTTGAATCGCAAGCGTGTCTTTGCTCCTGAGAGACCAAAGGGGGAGTTTTAGGAGTGTTAAGAACAACATGGGAGGTAATTAGGGAATTGCGTGTGGTGCTCGATCGAAGCGTCGCTGAGTGTTTCCAATCAAGATGCTTGTGGGGGTTTTCTAACCTGAAAGTCTCTCACCTTTAGGacgagtgggggtgggggggggggggggggggggggggggaagatcAGCATCCGCGTTACCGTGGAAACCAGTCATAACCGACCGCATAGTAAGAACAAGCAAGGTCAGTAGAAAAAACCCCCGCTGAAGTAACACACCAGCCGGAAGGATGTGGGAGCAAACTTCTCCGGAAACCGACAACAAAAAATGCTCTGCTTGTCAATTCGTCTCCACTTCCCGAATTAATGCCGCGGACTCGCCCGTGGTGCCTTGCTCAACTGCCCCGCAGCACGTTTCCGTTTTAACGCGACAGAACTACAGGCGGCTGTTTCTGAAGGGTCAGCCGGATGGGACCAACATCAGGTTTAACGCTAAGCTCAGTGCTAAGCTAACCGAGGAGAAAACCACCACCCACTGGAGGTCTGCGAGCATCCCAGCACCGCCGAGCCCCCTTTTGTCGATTCAtcgtcctcctctccaccgACCCGGGATACTTACGCCGGGCGTCGGTTCGCAGCGCGCTAACGTCGGGTCTCGCGCTGCCAGTGCAGCTCCAGTGATTTAAACGTTAGCCGTGCTGGCTAGCTGTTGGTAGCGGCTGGAAGGCATCGGTCTCCCAGTTGTAGTCGCCCAGTTGTAGTCGCCCCCAGTGCTACGCAAATCGATATTAGACACCTCCCGGGCAAGTGTACGTATCCCGGCTGGAGGCTGACACCAGCGAGCTACGCCGAGTTAAATGCAACGACAAAGCAACCCCGCTGAGGAATATATCCCAGCGGATAGCGAGCAGGCTAACCAGTGAGAAGCTAACGTCAAGCCGCTCAGGGACATTCTTCCACACCTCACATACTACACTCTGCCCTTACCTCATAGTTCAGTTTCCATGGTGAAATACAGAATGTAGTAGCTCGTTGCGTGTTTATGTGACCATGTGATTTTGTATATCCTCCCAAAATGTGCGGTTTTATCACCAAAACCCTTCCCGGTGATTCTCCTGCGGTTTCGAAATCCCGACCGATTGAGGGACAGCTGGAAAATGGGGTAACGCTTCTGTCGTATCGCGAGACGTGGCAGTTACTACCCTGCTAATCTCGCGAGATCTTGGTCGGCAAGAAAACCGGGGACGCTGTTTTTTAAAAGGGTCAGTTGAGCTCCTGTCTGGCTGGTTGCTGTTTAATTGaagaacaaaatgttaaaaatgcatccaaaaccaaacaaaaatgtgaataagaatatatatgtatcagAGTAATTAAACCGGAACCAAAGTTTCCAACGGTTTTTGCTGGTTGGTCTAAGAAAAATGTAACATTCTTCAACAGAGAACATGATATCATTCTGGGAGTAATCTCTAACGGAACTGTTATAGAAATGAATAGGATCAGGAGTAAGAAATTACCAAAAAGAGAccataattattattacattttagtcacataaaaaaaacagtcaaaagcCCTGCTCATGGAAATTAAGAAACATACCTTTAAGAAATGTGGATTGAAAGTGCCAATTTGCAATTGTAATAAATCAAGTTAATACACATTGTGGAACCATTCACATAACTAAGTCGACAACAGAAGGAAATATTTAACTATCTACTTTAAGACTTTacttaaaagacaaacaaatacgTTATTCCTGAATTTACAAATCCGAACggatgaatgaaagaaaagttTATAATGTAATTTTGGGGGAAATGATGGTCCCCACACTTCACATGACACTTTTACCTAAATCTTATGATAAAGGGTGTTGTAGTACACCAACACATCCACCAGGGGGCGGTGCTGTGGTGATTCTTAATACTTCAAGCAAAGATTCCcaacaacaaagaagaaaaagtcagCTGActcaagcaggaagtgaaaggTATTTTCTCTGGGAGTAAACAGATACGTATTAAGACGTTTATCCATCGCATTTAATTGCGTAATTTAGAGGATTAGCAGCATGAAAGGTTTGTTCTGCCGAGCCGGCGCGAGCGATGCTGAGCCCAAGTTCGTCATTCAGGAAACGGTGAGTCTCCAACACTGCGACTCAACGTCAACATGTCTTGGTTTTCTCATCAAGCatcatgtaaataaaacaatctGCAATCCATAATCATATTCTATGCATATTCATTTCATGTTATTTATAAAattgccatatatatatatatatatatatatatatatatatatatatatatatatataattctatttctctttgtctttACCCTCCAGACCCTCCCAGATGTTTTGGGCGGCCACCTGGTCCGAGTCCAGGTGAAGGCATGTGGACTCAGCCCGCTGGACCTCAAGGTACCACAGCCACAGACGATGTGACCGTAGACTCGCTATCCAGGACAAATTAAAGTAGTGTAGCTGCTTATATCCAAGTGTCGCCCTGTTAAAGCATTCACGGTGGTAGGTGTGCACTCTGCTCACACGACGGTACAACAGCCTCTCTCTGCTCACATCTGTCCAGCTGCTCGATGACATCGGCGTCCACAGAGATCGGATACCCGTCGGCAGGGAGGTGGCGGGAGTCGTGCTGCAAGGTCAGCATCACCCAAACAAACTTTTCACTGGTGCCGCCTCATGGTCTAAAAGTTATCCGGACCTTTGCACAGCAATCCTtaactcattttgtttttcccgCAGTGGGCTCCCAGGTCTCTTTCTTCCAcccagaggaggaggttgtAGGTAAGAGACACTTTTCTATTCTGTCTACGGTGTGTTGGAGGAAGATGGAGCATGTGATGTCGACGGTGGTGACAGTTATCAGATGTATTTGTAATATCTGATGACTCATAATGTACATTAGCTAGAACTGGGTATCGTGTATTGCCTCTTCATggtattctttctttttatttcgaTGTTGAAAAGTCTTTCAAATGGTCATTTACTGAGTAACATTTAAGTTTAACTTCCTGTCCCAGGTATTCTGCCTCTGGACTCTCCCTATTCTGGACTCTGCGGTGCCATTGACATCGATGAACACTATTTAGGTatcaaacccacacacactcacacccaaTGCAGGTCACATAACATGCACTTTGTGCAATGAGCATCTTCCGTCATCACGAACACAAATTCTCACAACACAGTCGACCAGTATGTctattttgttttcatggtcACGTCAACAAAGagttgtgtgttggtgttttgtgttttcctcagtCCAGAAGCCGGAGAAGCTGAGCTCGGTGTGTGCCGCCGGCGCTCTGCGTGACGCCCTCTGCGCGTACActgccctgcacacacacgctcgcatGGCGGCGGGACACACGCTGCTGGTCATGGACGGCGCCAGCGTACGTAAGAACAGTGAAGAACCAGGACGATGTAAAGCGGTACAACGAGAGAGTTGGGTGTGATGTTCCcgtctctgcttcctcctcagtCTTTCGGGCTCATGTGCATCCAGCTGGCTTGTTATCACGGCGTGAAGGTTTTCACCACGTCGCACTCGCCGCAGAAACACGCTTTCCTGGAGCAGCTGCGGCCCAGCGTGGGTAAGCGCTCCTGCAGGCGGTCAAtccaagcttcatgggacgaaTGTGAAATGATTTAAACCTCTTTcgaccttttcttttaaaatatttgggTCTTTTTCctgtcttcttctgctcctttctTCGCTCTGTCTTCCTTTACTCAGGGGTCCAGGATCCTTTAGTAGGTGAGATCTGGTTAATCAATGTGAGCGGAAGgtgtgttgctttgtgtgtcCCTCTGAATCCAGTTGGTAACCATCACAGTTGGTATattggatttatttattgtttttgtcatgaCTTTGGTGGGAGTCTCAGGCTCCCACCAATGCTCTTTCAATATGTGTATAAATGAAAGAATACTAGAATATAAACATGACAtagttttaaaaagttaaaataagggaaaaataacaataaaaaatgtgtgCAAAATAAGGACTTATCAATTCCGCATTCTAAATTAATGttgtaaaaaggagaaaatgtctttatctAAAGTCTGCCGCCACCATGTGGCCAAACATTGCATTTACAGCCATGACGACTAAAACCAGCTTCAGGTGTTTTGTCATCTAGACTCGCgtgtattcatttgttttaatgttttatgaGCCAGATTGAGTTGTGGGATGAAGTCGCTGTGTCTTGTGTGCAAAGCCAAAGTTATTCCGGTGTTTAACGGGCCGTCGGACCTGCTGCCGGCGGTCgtggaggagacgggaggactGGGAGTGGATATCGTCATTGACTCTGGAGGTAAGCGCGTTCCTTGATTCACACTTGAGAACATGTGAGCGAGTCAGCGGCATAACACCtcgacatgtgtgtgtgtgtgtgtgtgtgtgtagtgcgtCTGCATGAGGAAGAGTCAGAGGAAGCAAAACTCCTTCCACATAAACATGACGTCATCAGTGTGCTGGGAGTGGGGGGGCATTGGGTCACATCCCAAAAAGACCTCCAGGTGAGTCGCAGCTGCGTCTTACAACGATGTGAGAcagatgtaaatgtatttttttttaaaagacaaatctATAAAATCATAATTTTGAATTACCGTCCTATTCATCACTGTTGTGTTCTTCTAGTTGGATCCTCCAGATTGCAGATTGCTGTACCTTAAATCGGCCTCCTTGTCTTTCCTCAACCATGAAGTGTGGACGGCGTCGTCGGCTCAGCAAGGCAGATACCTGCGTATCCTCTtccactcagtgtgtgtgtgtgtgtgtgtgtgtgtaatgtaaaACATGGGCACGTGGTCAGGAAGTTAACGTCCCTCCTTGACAGACTTGTGTCAGATATTCTCAAGGACATCGTGGAGAAGATGTCCACAGGAGTTCTCAGGTAACTCTCACAGATCAGCTGTCTTCTATCCACCAGTAGTCAGAACACATGTTTAAAAATAGAATACAAATTCCAGAGGATTATTTTGTTCGAGGAAAATCAACTGAATAGCTTTAATTTAAATCATGAATAAGGAGCTGGGAGGCTGAGTTAAGATAAAATGCTTGTGCGCTTGCTCTCATATCAGCCCAGGGAAGCAGGTAATTCTATTCTCAGGTGGAACCTTTTGGGCTTCACAGCTTCCCTTGGTCTGGACagggtctcctcctcctccttataaCTCACTGTGGTTTAACTTAAAGCTGTCTGGTCTCAACCCGTCTCTCCAGACCGCAGCCCGAGGAGGCGGTCCCTCTCTATGAAGCCAcggtcgccatggagacgaTCCAATGTcaccagaagaaaaaggcagTCGTCAAACTGTGACGCGCAAAACACTCAGAAACGATTCAGAGATGTAAAATGAGCCAAAATTCTCAGGAATTGTCTTCTTTTAGAGTTTAGGGTCTTGAAGGTCACCTTCACCGGCTCGAGGACAAATTATTCTTGGGTTCTACCTAACGAGCCACAGTGTTTCCTGCTGAATATGTCTGAATACACAAAACGGATAACTACCGTCAGTCCGGTTTCTTTGAAAATCTGCAACGCTTTATTTGACTCaattaatacacatttttatCAAACCTAGACGACTGAAGTCCTTGCTTTTGGTGTAAATACAGCAACCAAGTTTACGAATTGACGATGTGAAATAAACCAATTTAAGTGTCATATAACCTGTCTACTGGTGCAGTTGTTGTCTTCTCTGTTAGGGAATACTGCTTATTGCGCGATTATCATTACGCAATATACTGTTTCATTGTGTTAAAACAGGAAACGGCAGACTCGGCTGTATTTTCTCcagaaaactgaaaaacaacttCATGTATGGGAGGAAAGTCCcaaacacatttgcacacactcATTCGTTATCTtacgcacacatacactcacCTGTGTAAGCCGTTTTAAACCTGGAGTCGACATTTTTGGTCTGTGATCGAGTGAAGAGTCTAGTACTCGAAGATTCTTGACCGGGCTCATCGTGCAGCAAGTAAAACTCGTAAAAGTCGACCgagtgtctttgtttctcgTGCTGTGATTGTTCTCTGGTGTAATCAGCAGGATTCGTGGATACTACGACCTAACATTCTCGATGGAGTAAAAACTTGAATCTCAAACCAAATTCCTGAATGGAAATAATGGTGAAATGTACTGTCACTTTAAATCATAAAATAAACAAGACTGAGTCGTGTTAGTGACCCGCGTGTCCTTCTGTGATGGTGGTGACCAGATCCTCACCGGCCGCGTGGCCACACCCCCTTTCACAGCGACGCATCCTCACTTAttgctccttcaggagaggagagaagcccTCCGGATGCATCGTGTCCCGGGCCGGAGGAGCCGCCAGGAGCCGCCAGGAGCCTCGAACTCTGCTTCTTGTGGCGACCGGCACCGATCCGACGTCATCTCGCCG
This portion of the Gasterosteus aculeatus chromosome 6, fGasAcu3.hap1.1, whole genome shotgun sequence genome encodes:
- the cryzl1 gene encoding quinone oxidoreductase-like protein 1 isoform X2, giving the protein MKGLFCRAGASDAEPKFVIQETTLPDVLGGHLVRVQVKACGLSPLDLKLLDDIGVHRDRIPVGREVAGVVLQVGSQVSFFHPEEEVVGILPLDSPYSGLCGAIDIDEHYLVQKPEKLSSVCAAGALRDALCAYTALHTHARMAAGHTLLVMDGASSFGLMCIQLACYHGVKVFTTSHSPQKHAFLEQLRPSVAKVIPVFNGPSDLLPAVVEETGGLGVDIVIDSGVRLHEEESEEAKLLPHKHDVISVLGVGGHWVTSQKDLQLDPPDCRLLYLKSASLSFLNHEVWTASSAQQGRYLHILKDIVEKMSTGVLRPQPEEAVPLYEATVAMETIQCHQKKKAVVKL
- the cryzl1 gene encoding quinone oxidoreductase-like protein 1 isoform X1, which produces MKGLFCRAGASDAEPKFVIQETTLPDVLGGHLVRVQVKACGLSPLDLKLLDDIGVHRDRIPVGREVAGVVLQVGSQVSFFHPEEEVVGILPLDSPYSGLCGAIDIDEHYLVQKPEKLSSVCAAGALRDALCAYTALHTHARMAAGHTLLVMDGASSFGLMCIQLACYHGVKVFTTSHSPQKHAFLEQLRPSVGVQDPLVAKVIPVFNGPSDLLPAVVEETGGLGVDIVIDSGVRLHEEESEEAKLLPHKHDVISVLGVGGHWVTSQKDLQLDPPDCRLLYLKSASLSFLNHEVWTASSAQQGRYLHILKDIVEKMSTGVLRPQPEEAVPLYEATVAMETIQCHQKKKAVVKL